A part of Thioalkalivibrio sp. ALJ12 genomic DNA contains:
- a CDS encoding RT0821/Lpp0805 family surface protein, protein MLRKTTYTILAAGALALSGCAHYGGQEQAGMVIGGALGGLLGAEVGAGRGRTAAIIAGTLAGAAIGGAVGRSMDDVDRMKTAQTLETVRTGVPAQWVNPDTGHQYAVTPTRTFDTATGPCREYTIDATIGGQREQVYGTACRQPDGSWQVQS, encoded by the coding sequence ATGCTGCGCAAGACGACCTACACGATCCTTGCGGCCGGGGCGCTTGCCCTTTCCGGCTGTGCACACTACGGGGGACAGGAGCAGGCCGGCATGGTGATCGGCGGCGCCCTGGGAGGCCTGCTCGGCGCCGAGGTCGGCGCGGGGCGTGGGCGCACCGCCGCGATCATCGCCGGCACCCTGGCCGGCGCGGCGATCGGCGGCGCAGTCGGCCGCTCGATGGACGACGTCGACCGCATGAAGACCGCCCAGACCCTGGAAACCGTACGCACGGGGGTGCCAGCGCAATGGGTCAATCCGGATACCGGACACCAGTATGCGGTGACCCCCACCCGGACCTTTGATACCGCGACCGGACCCTGCCGCGAGTACACCATCGATGCGACCATCGGTGGTCAGCGCGAACAGGTCTATGGCACGGCATGCCGCCAGCCGGACGGGAGCTGGCAGGTCCAGAGCTGA
- a CDS encoding BCCT family transporter: protein MSHYRPEAFFATVNPTVFTASAIMVVVFVAFGVIFPDTASEVFARIHGFITEYLGWGYLLVVTFFLGFLIWLGFSRYGAIRLGQPDDRPEFGFAAWFAMLFSAGMGIGLVFWSVAEPILHYQHPPTGDGETDAAARQAMVYTFFHWGLHAWAVYVVLGLSVAYFSFRHRLPLTIRSIFYPLLGDRIYGPIGHVIDILAVFGTLFGLATSLGFGAMQLNTGLNVLVDMPVSHWWQVGIITAITAVAVLSVISGLDRGLKWVSVFNLVLAISFMLFVLIAGPTLFILRFFLDSTGGYLQQIVQLSLHTDAIGGSQWQKDWTMFYWAWWIAWSPFVGIFIARISRGRTIREFIVGVLALPSLFVFAWMAIFGGTALHMELFDDGAGIAAAVAEDTTVALYATLAQLPWTTIASGVATLLIATYFITSSASGTYVVDALISRGSKHSPKRQRVIWGITEGAVAATLLIVGGERALDSLQTGSLTAGLPVAIILVFCCISLMRALGREYRVEGVDPPWR from the coding sequence ATGAGCCACTACCGACCGGAGGCCTTCTTCGCCACGGTGAACCCGACGGTGTTCACTGCCTCCGCGATTATGGTGGTGGTGTTCGTCGCCTTCGGGGTGATCTTCCCCGACACCGCCAGCGAGGTGTTCGCCAGGATCCACGGCTTCATCACCGAGTATCTCGGTTGGGGCTACCTGTTGGTGGTGACCTTCTTCCTCGGCTTTCTGATCTGGCTGGGCTTCAGCCGCTACGGGGCCATCCGCCTGGGGCAGCCGGATGACCGGCCGGAGTTCGGCTTTGCCGCGTGGTTCGCGATGCTGTTCTCTGCCGGCATGGGGATCGGGCTGGTGTTCTGGAGCGTGGCCGAGCCGATCCTGCACTACCAGCATCCGCCGACCGGCGATGGCGAGACCGACGCGGCCGCGCGCCAGGCGATGGTCTACACCTTCTTTCACTGGGGACTGCACGCCTGGGCGGTGTACGTGGTGCTGGGGCTGTCGGTCGCCTATTTCAGCTTCCGTCACCGCCTGCCGCTGACCATCCGTTCGATCTTCTACCCGCTGCTGGGGGACCGCATCTACGGCCCGATCGGGCATGTGATCGACATCCTCGCGGTATTCGGCACCCTGTTCGGGTTGGCCACCTCGCTGGGTTTCGGGGCGATGCAGCTCAATACCGGGCTCAACGTGCTGGTCGACATGCCGGTCTCGCACTGGTGGCAGGTGGGCATTATCACCGCGATCACCGCGGTGGCGGTGCTGTCGGTGATCTCCGGGCTGGACCGCGGGCTGAAGTGGGTCAGCGTGTTCAACCTGGTACTGGCGATCAGCTTCATGCTGTTCGTGCTGATCGCCGGGCCCACATTGTTCATCCTGCGCTTCTTCCTCGACTCCACCGGCGGCTATCTGCAGCAGATCGTCCAGCTCAGCCTGCACACCGATGCCATCGGCGGCTCGCAGTGGCAGAAGGACTGGACCATGTTCTACTGGGCGTGGTGGATCGCCTGGTCGCCGTTCGTCGGCATCTTCATCGCGCGCATCTCGCGCGGGCGCACCATCCGCGAGTTCATCGTCGGCGTGCTCGCCCTGCCCAGCCTGTTCGTGTTCGCCTGGATGGCGATCTTCGGCGGCACCGCGCTGCACATGGAGCTGTTCGACGATGGCGCGGGTATCGCCGCGGCGGTCGCCGAGGACACCACCGTGGCCCTGTACGCGACCCTGGCGCAGCTGCCCTGGACCACGATCGCCTCCGGCGTGGCGACCCTGCTGATTGCGACCTACTTCATCACCTCGTCGGCCTCGGGCACCTATGTGGTCGATGCGCTGATCTCGCGCGGCTCGAAGCACTCGCCGAAGCGCCAGCGGGTGATCTGGGGCATTACCGAGGGGGCAGTGGCCGCCACCTTGCTGATCGTTGGCGGCGAGCGCGCGCTGGACAGCCTGCAGACCGGTTCCCTGACCGCCGGGCTGCCGGTCGCCATCATCCTGGTGTTCTGCTGCATCAGCCTGATGCGCGCGCTGGGCCGCGAGTACCGGGTCGAGGGCGTGGATCCGCCCTGGCGCTGA
- a CDS encoding YbhB/YbcL family Raf kinase inhibitor-like protein, translating to MPIEVSARDANELPQLDIRDVPAGARSLALILEDLDSPLGEVTHWLVWNLPPDTHCVDALHLPREGRVGMDAFGKVGYLGPVPPEGCHHYRFRLLALDAELELEAGATRSQFDAVAEGHVLDEADLTGALCSADAGADPDAPA from the coding sequence ATGCCGATCGAGGTCTCGGCGCGGGATGCCAACGAGTTGCCGCAGCTGGACATTCGTGATGTGCCGGCGGGTGCACGCAGTCTCGCGTTGATCCTGGAAGACCTGGACTCGCCGCTGGGGGAGGTCACCCACTGGCTGGTCTGGAACCTGCCACCGGATACGCATTGCGTGGATGCCCTGCACCTGCCCCGCGAGGGGCGCGTGGGGATGGATGCCTTCGGCAAGGTCGGCTATCTCGGCCCGGTGCCGCCGGAGGGCTGTCATCACTACCGCTTCCGCCTGCTGGCGCTGGATGCCGAGCTGGAGCTGGAGGCGGGGGCGACCCGCAGCCAGTTCGATGCCGTGGCCGAGGGGCACGTGCTCGACGAGGCGGACCTCACCGGGGCGCTGTGCTCGGCGGACGCGGGCGCGGATCCCGATGCGCCGGCCTGA
- a CDS encoding MBL fold metallo-hydrolase RNA specificity domain-containing protein — MAQLTFQGATGEVTGSRYLLETDDARILLECGMHQGNSEADEANRASLVELAETLDAVVLSHGHLDHSGLLPKLVRDGYRGPIYCTPGTEELLEIMLEDAAFVMSKDIEWENKWRRRADKPLLEPVYDIDDVATTLGLCEAVPYGQARKIAGGIGLTFRDAGHILGSAIVDLIVPSGGRDRHLVFSGDLGNADAVLMHDPARPEHADHVLLESTYGDRDHRPMEETVEEFAQVLAEADKSGGNVLIPAFAVGRTQEILYHLSMLHHAGRLPQQKVFLDSPMAIKVTELYARLRRTLDPEDMDRLHQAANGDPAAYLPGLQVCRTVEESMAINRITGGAIIIAGSGMCNGGRIRHHMKYNLWRREAHLVIVGFQATGTLGRRLVDGAERVKLLGDEVAVNAKVHTLGGFSAHAGRSQLIDWARAFQDQPVFHLVHGEPEAREALATGLRDELGAEAHAPAFGETITL, encoded by the coding sequence ATGGCACAACTGACCTTTCAGGGGGCAACCGGCGAGGTCACCGGTTCGCGTTATCTCCTCGAGACCGACGACGCCCGCATCCTGCTGGAATGCGGCATGCACCAGGGCAACAGCGAAGCGGACGAGGCCAACCGCGCCTCGCTCGTCGAACTGGCGGAAACACTCGACGCAGTGGTGCTGTCGCACGGCCACCTCGACCACTCGGGGCTCCTGCCCAAGCTGGTGCGCGATGGCTACCGCGGCCCGATCTACTGCACGCCAGGCACCGAGGAGCTGCTCGAGATCATGCTCGAGGACGCCGCGTTCGTGATGAGCAAGGACATCGAGTGGGAGAACAAGTGGCGCCGGCGCGCGGACAAGCCGCTGCTGGAGCCGGTCTATGACATCGACGACGTCGCCACCACCCTCGGGCTGTGCGAGGCCGTGCCCTACGGCCAGGCGCGCAAGATCGCGGGCGGAATTGGCCTGACCTTCCGCGATGCCGGGCATATCCTCGGTTCCGCGATCGTGGACCTGATCGTGCCCTCCGGCGGGCGCGATCGGCACCTGGTGTTCTCGGGCGATCTCGGCAACGCCGACGCCGTGCTGATGCACGACCCGGCACGCCCGGAACACGCGGATCACGTGCTGCTGGAGAGCACCTACGGCGACCGCGACCACCGCCCGATGGAGGAGACGGTCGAGGAGTTCGCGCAGGTCCTGGCCGAGGCCGACAAGAGCGGCGGCAACGTGCTGATCCCAGCCTTCGCCGTGGGCCGCACCCAGGAGATCCTCTACCACCTGAGCATGTTGCACCACGCCGGGCGCCTGCCGCAGCAGAAGGTCTTCCTCGACAGTCCGATGGCGATCAAGGTCACCGAGCTGTACGCCCGCCTGCGCCGCACGCTGGACCCGGAGGACATGGACCGGCTGCACCAGGCCGCGAATGGGGATCCGGCGGCCTACCTGCCGGGGCTGCAGGTCTGCCGCACGGTCGAGGAATCCATGGCGATCAACCGGATCACCGGCGGCGCGATCATCATCGCCGGCTCCGGAATGTGCAATGGCGGGCGCATCCGGCACCACATGAAGTACAACCTGTGGCGGCGCGAGGCGCATCTGGTGATCGTCGGCTTCCAGGCGACAGGCACGCTGGGCCGGCGCCTGGTCGACGGCGCCGAGCGAGTCAAGCTCCTGGGCGACGAGGTCGCGGTGAACGCGAAGGTCCACACCCTGGGCGGCTTTTCCGCCCATGCCGGGCGCAGCCAGCTGATCGACTGGGCGCGCGCCTTTCAGGACCAGCCGGTATTCCACCTCGTGCACGGCGAGCCGGAGGCGCGCGAGGCCCTGGCCACCGGCCTGCGTGACGAGCTGGGGGCCGAGGCGCATGCACCCGCCTTCGGCGAGACCATTACGCTGTAA
- a CDS encoding Na/Pi cotransporter family protein encodes MPEAEAVSTYALIAGFLGGLGLFLLGMTLLTDGLKTAGGRALQHILGQWTRTRPRALASGMGVTALVQSSSAVTVATIGFANAGLLTLGQSVWVIFGSNVGTTMTGWLVALIGFNIRIEAFALPAIGIGALLYLFMKAARPRYLGLALAGFGLLFFGIDVLREAFEGLSATFDLGALARPGFAGLLIMVGIGALLTVLMQSSSASMAMALTAAMSGAVPLEAAAAAVIGANLGTTVKALLVVIGATPNAKRVAAAHVIFNGLTAIVALLILPWFLAAIAWIWGSTGEAPAPAVLLALFHTAFNLLGVALMVPVAPPMIRWLQGRFRTIEEDIARPQYLDRSSSGVPDLALQSLIQETERLADIGHSMAREALQTAPPAAGTLDRRRLAAEQLTQAIADFAAHTANHPMPEQVGHGIAETVRIARYHREVAILADDIADLRRQSSGEERPIVTEQRRAWQEQAIRALDLCNLEADDGDNGHELAAAEAVDTVESAYAELKAALLREGTFGSLSMAEMERQLRIISMARRLVTQAGKARRHTEALKDQIRGLRKTPTEENA; translated from the coding sequence ATGCCGGAGGCCGAAGCCGTCAGCACCTACGCCCTGATCGCCGGCTTCCTCGGCGGTCTCGGGCTGTTCCTGCTCGGGATGACCCTGCTGACCGACGGCCTGAAGACCGCCGGCGGCAGGGCGTTGCAGCACATCCTCGGGCAATGGACCCGCACCCGGCCGCGTGCCCTCGCCTCGGGCATGGGCGTGACCGCGCTGGTGCAGTCCTCCAGCGCGGTCACGGTCGCCACCATCGGCTTCGCCAATGCCGGTCTGCTGACGCTGGGCCAGTCGGTCTGGGTAATCTTCGGCTCCAACGTCGGCACGACCATGACCGGCTGGCTGGTCGCACTGATCGGCTTCAACATCCGCATCGAGGCCTTCGCCCTGCCGGCGATCGGCATCGGCGCCCTGCTCTACCTGTTCATGAAGGCCGCACGGCCGCGCTATCTGGGCCTGGCGCTGGCCGGCTTCGGTCTGCTGTTCTTCGGGATCGACGTGCTGCGCGAGGCCTTCGAGGGACTGAGCGCCACCTTCGACCTGGGCGCGCTGGCGCGTCCCGGTTTCGCCGGGCTCCTGATCATGGTCGGCATCGGGGCACTCCTGACCGTGCTGATGCAGAGCTCCTCGGCCTCCATGGCCATGGCCCTGACCGCCGCGATGAGTGGCGCGGTACCGCTGGAAGCGGCCGCCGCGGCCGTGATCGGCGCCAACCTCGGCACCACGGTGAAAGCGCTGCTGGTCGTAATCGGCGCAACCCCGAACGCCAAGCGCGTCGCTGCGGCCCATGTGATCTTCAACGGCCTGACCGCGATCGTTGCGCTACTGATCCTGCCCTGGTTCCTGGCCGCGATCGCCTGGATCTGGGGCAGCACCGGCGAGGCCCCGGCGCCGGCGGTGCTGCTGGCGCTGTTTCATACCGCGTTCAACCTGCTCGGGGTGGCGCTGATGGTGCCAGTCGCCCCGCCGATGATCCGCTGGCTGCAGGGCCGCTTCCGCACTATCGAGGAGGACATCGCCCGGCCACAATACCTGGACCGCAGCAGCTCCGGGGTCCCGGATCTCGCCCTGCAGTCGCTGATCCAGGAGACCGAGCGCCTGGCCGACATCGGCCACTCGATGGCCCGCGAAGCCCTGCAGACCGCGCCGCCGGCGGCCGGCACCCTGGACCGCAGGCGCCTGGCCGCGGAGCAGCTGACCCAGGCCATCGCCGACTTCGCGGCCCATACCGCGAACCACCCAATGCCAGAACAGGTCGGGCACGGAATCGCCGAAACCGTGCGCATTGCCCGCTACCATCGCGAGGTCGCCATACTGGCCGACGACATCGCCGACCTGCGCCGCCAGTCCAGCGGCGAGGAGCGCCCGATCGTGACCGAACAGCGCCGCGCCTGGCAGGAACAGGCGATCCGCGCCCTGGACCTGTGCAACCTGGAGGCGGACGATGGCGACAATGGGCATGAACTGGCCGCCGCAGAGGCTGTAGACACGGTGGAATCCGCCTATGCCGAATTGAAGGCCGCCCTGCTGCGCGAAGGCACCTTCGGCTCGCTGAGCATGGCCGAGATGGAACGACAGCTGCGGATCATCAGCATGGCGCGGCGCCTGGTAACCCAGGCCGGCAAGGCCCGCCGCCACACCGAGGCCCTGAAGGATCAGATCCGGGGCCTGAGGAAGACCCCGACAGAAGAGAACGCATGA
- a CDS encoding RNA ligase, translating to MIDHETLQDAVANRRAEALTFDGLEYARLLEPVNHYPRGSVVLPDGSIIPGYPAIGRIQSLEAGLPRQFDQPFWAEEKIDGFNVRILRWHGRIYAFSRGGYVCAFSTDRVTDFMDPVIFDAEPDLILCAEIAGPDTPYLEGSTPRVAHDVGLFVFDLMRLGQPGFVPQPEKFSLIEHHALPPAPLHGQFTPHDTQALGQLIRRLDEEGAEGLVLKTVDGQHRAKYVTGSSCISDIRVCSEQLLDLPPEYFTNRLTRLAIFLSEHPSRHHTDLEQILGDALLSGLYGAVGQHRRQGHVGHRYRCRFRERANALHFMNHMRATGGRHVAFADDAPRQEDGYWLLEFDRQFDRITGTLASALAGERQYD from the coding sequence ATGATCGACCACGAAACACTGCAGGATGCCGTCGCAAATCGCCGCGCCGAGGCCCTGACGTTTGACGGGCTGGAGTACGCACGGCTGCTGGAACCGGTTAATCACTACCCGCGCGGATCAGTAGTATTGCCGGACGGTTCAATAATCCCCGGCTACCCGGCAATCGGACGCATCCAGTCGCTGGAAGCCGGGCTGCCCCGTCAGTTCGACCAGCCCTTCTGGGCGGAGGAGAAGATCGACGGCTTCAACGTGCGCATCCTGCGCTGGCACGGGCGCATCTATGCCTTCAGCCGCGGCGGCTACGTCTGCGCGTTCAGCACAGACCGGGTGACGGATTTCATGGACCCGGTGATCTTCGACGCCGAGCCCGACCTGATCCTGTGCGCAGAGATCGCCGGTCCGGATACGCCGTACCTGGAAGGTTCCACCCCCCGGGTCGCACACGATGTGGGCTTGTTCGTCTTCGACTTGATGCGCCTCGGCCAGCCCGGCTTCGTGCCCCAGCCAGAGAAATTCTCTTTGATCGAGCACCACGCACTGCCCCCGGCGCCCCTGCACGGACAGTTCACCCCACACGACACCCAGGCGCTCGGGCAATTGATACGGCGGCTGGACGAGGAAGGGGCCGAGGGGCTGGTCCTGAAGACCGTGGACGGGCAGCACCGCGCCAAATATGTCACCGGGAGCTCGTGCATCTCCGATATTCGCGTATGTTCGGAACAACTGCTCGACCTGCCGCCAGAGTATTTCACCAACCGCCTGACGCGCCTCGCCATTTTTCTGTCCGAGCACCCGTCCCGGCACCACACCGATCTGGAACAGATTCTCGGCGATGCGCTCCTTTCAGGGCTTTACGGGGCGGTCGGGCAGCACCGCCGGCAGGGCCATGTCGGCCATCGCTATCGCTGCCGCTTCCGCGAGCGTGCCAACGCGCTGCATTTCATGAACCACATGCGTGCCACCGGCGGACGCCACGTGGCCTTCGCCGACGACGCACCGCGCCAGGAAGATGGCTACTGGCTGCTGGAATTCGACCGCCAGTTCGACCGCATCACCGGCACACTGGCCTCCGCCCTGGCCGGCGAACGCCAGTACGATTGA
- a CDS encoding RNA ligase partner protein translates to MRRFVLDTSVFTNPHVAGQFGADAEDILRTFLHLARDCPAEFYMPLSVYEEFRGMRDLEALAADFETVVWVRSPRRFALTLPSDILYEFIDEVRTRIDRGLRIAEEHTRQAGAAESLKPELITQLRERFREAMRKGLVDSREDVDAVLLAMELDAELASADEGMRKLGNRMGIKLVTADYLRRVMENLAEAERPGI, encoded by the coding sequence ATGCGCCGCTTCGTGCTGGATACCAGTGTGTTCACCAACCCGCATGTGGCGGGCCAGTTTGGCGCGGACGCGGAGGACATCCTGCGCACCTTTCTGCATCTGGCGCGCGATTGCCCGGCCGAGTTCTACATGCCGCTGTCGGTGTACGAGGAATTCCGCGGCATGCGCGACCTGGAGGCCCTGGCCGCGGATTTTGAGACCGTGGTCTGGGTGCGCTCGCCGCGTCGCTTCGCCCTGACACTACCCAGCGACATCCTCTACGAGTTCATCGACGAGGTGCGCACGCGTATCGACCGCGGGCTGCGCATCGCCGAGGAGCACACGCGCCAGGCGGGTGCGGCGGAGTCGCTCAAACCTGAGCTCATCACCCAGCTGCGCGAGCGCTTTCGCGAGGCCATGCGCAAGGGCCTGGTGGACTCGCGCGAGGACGTCGATGCTGTTCTGCTGGCGATGGAGCTGGATGCGGAGCTGGCCAGTGCCGATGAGGGCATGCGCAAACTGGGCAACCGCATGGGCATCAAGCTCGTCACCGCCGATTATCTGCGCCGGGTGATGGAGAACCTCGCAGAGGCGGAGCGCCCCGGCATTTGA
- a CDS encoding HDOD domain-containing protein produces MATRAEVEKFLERLRSDLERQQIDIPTLPDISVQALFIVQDDTSSIADLVNLISRDTALATRLVRHANSPAYRGLSRCATIRSAVTRLGMERARQTIIALSMKEVFQSGNDAIRQRMEALWNHSLEVAIISYLLARRHPHLDPDTALLAGLVHDIGMIPILRRAEKTPAIYEDPRALQAAADAAHVAIGRAMLKNWNFEPEIIRAVADHENLQREPDAESPISYSDVVQAANIESHVGTPHRLAHIDREGVASLRRLAPRSSTRDLDWESDAIGLEHVNQIIE; encoded by the coding sequence TTGGCCACCCGCGCGGAAGTGGAAAAATTCCTCGAGCGATTGCGCTCGGATCTGGAACGTCAGCAGATCGATATCCCGACCCTTCCGGATATTTCCGTGCAGGCGCTGTTTATCGTGCAGGACGACACCAGCTCCATCGCCGATCTGGTCAACCTGATTTCGCGTGACACGGCGCTGGCGACTCGGCTGGTGCGCCATGCCAACAGCCCCGCCTATCGGGGACTGAGCCGCTGCGCGACCATCCGCTCCGCGGTGACCCGACTGGGCATGGAGCGGGCGCGCCAGACCATCATCGCCCTGTCGATGAAAGAGGTCTTTCAAAGTGGCAACGACGCGATCCGGCAACGCATGGAAGCATTGTGGAACCACAGCCTCGAGGTCGCGATCATCAGCTATCTGCTGGCGCGCCGGCATCCGCATCTGGACCCGGACACCGCCCTGCTCGCCGGCCTGGTGCACGACATCGGGATGATCCCGATCCTGCGCCGTGCGGAGAAGACGCCGGCGATCTACGAGGATCCACGCGCCCTGCAGGCAGCGGCAGATGCCGCACACGTCGCGATCGGCCGAGCGATGCTGAAGAACTGGAACTTCGAGCCGGAGATCATCCGCGCGGTCGCGGACCACGAGAACCTCCAGCGCGAACCAGATGCCGAGTCCCCGATCAGCTACAGCGACGTCGTACAGGCCGCCAACATCGAAAGCCATGTCGGCACCCCCCACCGTCTGGCCCACATCGATCGCGAAGGGGTCGCTTCGCTGCGCCGCCTGGCCCCGCGTTCGTCCACCCGGGACCTGGACTGGGAAAGCGACGCGATTGGCCTGGAGCACGTCAACCAGATCATCGAATAG
- a CDS encoding BLUF domain-containing protein, with protein MTLQLVYVSRAAFARHEHPAQGIEPEVGRILLQSRQNNPRAGIVGALYYGDGHFFQCLEGEPKAVYATLERIRCDPRHEEITVLRERELERAGFGEWSMKYVPAAGEVRALLQQFGQRRFDPFGFDDQQIEAMLDLLRSGRDSELEATPAISGSTPSTSPAPPGDRRRLLALAGWVAAAVAAGIAGTAGYLFLAGG; from the coding sequence ATGACGCTCCAGCTGGTGTATGTCAGCCGCGCGGCCTTTGCGCGCCACGAACATCCCGCCCAGGGCATCGAGCCCGAGGTCGGGCGGATCCTGCTGCAGTCGCGCCAGAACAACCCCCGGGCCGGCATCGTGGGTGCCCTCTATTACGGCGACGGCCACTTCTTCCAGTGCCTGGAGGGCGAGCCCAAGGCCGTCTACGCGACTCTGGAGCGCATCCGTTGCGACCCGCGCCACGAAGAGATCACCGTACTGCGCGAACGCGAGCTGGAGCGCGCAGGCTTCGGAGAGTGGTCGATGAAATATGTCCCCGCGGCCGGCGAGGTACGCGCCCTGTTGCAGCAATTCGGGCAGCGCCGGTTCGATCCCTTCGGCTTCGACGACCAGCAGATTGAAGCGATGCTGGATCTCCTGCGCAGCGGACGCGACAGCGAACTGGAGGCGACACCCGCGATCAGCGGGAGCACGCCTTCAACGAGCCCCGCCCCGCCGGGCGATCGGCGTCGCCTGCTAGCCCTGGCGGGCTGGGTCGCGGCCGCCGTGGCCGCAGGCATCGCCGGTACGGCGGGCTATCTGTTCCTGGCCGGGGGCTGA
- the guaA gene encoding glutamine-hydrolyzing GMP synthase → MTQDLHAHRILVLDFGSQYTQLIARRVREAGVYSEVHAWDMPAADIRAFNPTGIILSGGPESVNVDHPPRAEDAVFELGVPVLGICYGMQTMAAQLGGRVEPSERREFGYAQVRARGHTPLLRDIEDHTTPEGYGLLDVWMSHGDHVTELPEGFRLMASTDSAPIAGMADPERGFYGVQFHPEVTHTTQGQRILERFLHEICGCESLWTADNIIDDMAARVREQVGDDHVVLGLSGGVDSSVVGALLHKAIGDQLTCVFVDTGLLRLGEGDQVMSTFARHMGVNVIRVDAEDRFMRSLAGVEDPEAKRKVIGGLFIDVFDEEAAKLNNVQWLAQGTIYPDVIESADSKTGKAHVIKSHHNVGGLPENMKLGLVEPLRELFKDEVRKIGVELGLPTEMVYRHPFPGPGLGVRILGEVKKEYAELLRRADAIFIEELRAADLYDKTSQAFAVFLPVKSVGVMGDGRRYDYVVALRAVETIDFMTARWAHLPYDFLDHVSRRIINEIPGISRVTYDISGKPPATIEWE, encoded by the coding sequence ATGACCCAGGATCTTCACGCCCACCGCATTCTGGTGCTGGACTTCGGCTCCCAGTACACCCAGCTGATCGCCCGCCGCGTGCGCGAGGCCGGGGTCTACTCCGAGGTGCATGCCTGGGACATGCCGGCGGCGGACATCCGCGCCTTCAATCCCACCGGGATCATCCTGTCCGGCGGCCCGGAGTCGGTGAACGTCGACCACCCGCCGCGCGCCGAGGATGCAGTGTTCGAGCTGGGTGTGCCGGTGCTGGGGATCTGCTACGGCATGCAGACCATGGCCGCGCAGCTGGGCGGACGGGTCGAGCCCTCCGAGCGCCGCGAGTTCGGTTACGCCCAAGTGCGTGCCCGCGGCCATACGCCGCTGCTGCGTGATATAGAGGATCACACCACACCGGAGGGCTACGGCCTGCTGGACGTGTGGATGTCGCATGGCGACCACGTGACCGAGCTGCCGGAGGGCTTCCGCCTGATGGCCTCCACCGATTCCGCGCCCATCGCCGGCATGGCCGACCCGGAGCGCGGTTTCTACGGTGTGCAGTTCCACCCCGAGGTCACGCACACGACCCAGGGCCAGCGCATCCTGGAGCGCTTCCTCCACGAGATCTGCGGCTGCGAGTCGCTGTGGACTGCGGACAACATCATCGACGACATGGCCGCGCGGGTGCGCGAGCAGGTCGGGGACGACCACGTGGTGCTGGGCCTGTCCGGCGGGGTCGACTCCTCGGTGGTCGGGGCGCTGCTGCACAAGGCGATCGGCGACCAGCTGACCTGCGTGTTCGTGGACACCGGCCTGCTGCGCCTGGGCGAGGGCGACCAGGTGATGTCGACCTTCGCCCGCCACATGGGCGTGAACGTGATCCGCGTGGATGCCGAGGACCGCTTCATGCGCTCGCTCGCCGGGGTCGAGGACCCGGAGGCCAAGCGCAAGGTCATCGGCGGGCTGTTCATCGACGTGTTCGACGAGGAGGCCGCGAAGCTGAACAACGTGCAGTGGCTGGCCCAGGGCACGATCTACCCGGACGTGATCGAGTCGGCCGACTCCAAGACCGGCAAGGCGCATGTGATCAAGTCGCACCACAACGTGGGCGGGCTGCCCGAGAACATGAAGCTGGGGCTGGTGGAGCCGCTGCGCGAGCTATTCAAGGACGAGGTGCGCAAGATCGGCGTGGAGCTGGGCCTGCCCACCGAGATGGTCTACCGCCACCCGTTCCCGGGGCCGGGTCTGGGCGTGCGCATCTTGGGCGAGGTGAAGAAAGAATACGCCGAGCTACTGCGCCGGGCGGACGCCATCTTCATCGAGGAGCTGCGTGCCGCGGATCTATACGACAAGACCTCGCAGGCGTTTGCGGTGTTTCTGCCGGTGAAGTCCGTTGGGGTGATGGGCGACGGCCGGCGCTACGATTACGTGGTCGCGCTGCGCGCGGTGGAGACCATCGATTTCATGACCGCGCGCTGGGCGCACCTGCCGTATGACTTCCTCGACCACGTCTCGCGCCGGATCATCAACGAGATCCCCGGCATCTCGCGCGTGACCTACGACATCTCCGGCAAGCCCCCGGCCACGATCGAGTGGGAATAG